Proteins encoded together in one Chelonoidis abingdonii isolate Lonesome George chromosome 1, CheloAbing_2.0, whole genome shotgun sequence window:
- the TMEM272 gene encoding transmembrane protein 272, translating to MAAGLEKACHRCISKIASNACFIFGLLAFLALPLAMAFTGMKFLEDCPLQPLIPLYLLVGGVVGSLKVTLLLYDSTRMRQLLSKSVVIDDDDDDEYPWRQNAHKYYIHVMLSLFLFIWFILGNYWVFSVYLPNFIPPFHQPQDYCDKTLYIFAVGVLIISHTVLFLLIFCSFCIYCFSRRRYAAEED from the exons cATGCTTTATTTTTGGGCTTCTTGCTTTCCTTGCTTTACCACTGGCCATGGCTTTTACAG GAATGAAGTTTTTGGAAGACTGTCCACTTCAACCACTAATTCCCTTATATCTGTTGGTGGGTGGTGTTGTCGGCAGTTTAAAG GTGACTCTTCTGCTTTATGACTCCACCAGGATGCGGCAACTGCTTTCCAAATCTGTTGTGAttgatgatgatgacgatgatgaATATCCGTGGCGGCAGAATGCTCACAAATACTACATCCATGTTATGCTCAGCCTCTTCCTCTTTATCTGGTTCATACTCGGGAACTATTGGGTGTTTTCTGTCTACCTGCCAAATTTCATTCCACCTTTCCACCAGCCCCAGGATTATTGTGATAAAACCCTGTACATTTTTGCTGTTGGAGTTCTTATCATTAGTCATACTGTGCTGTTTTTGCTTATCTTTTGTAGCTTCTGTATATATTGTTTTTCTAGACGAAGATATGCTGCAGAAGAGGATTAA